The following are from one region of the Indicator indicator isolate 239-I01 chromosome 14, UM_Iind_1.1, whole genome shotgun sequence genome:
- the LUM gene encoding lumican: protein MPLISLPIFLLLISGIFGHYDYGPADDYGYDPFGPSAAMCAPECNCPLSYPTAMYCDNLKLKTIPIVPSGIKYLYLRNNMIEGIEENAFDNVTDLQWLILDHNRLENSKIKGRVFAKLKNLKKLHINYNNLTEAVGPLPKTLDDLQLSHNKITKVSPSVLEGLVNLTIIHLQNNQLKADSISGAFKGLDSLLYLDLSFNSFTKLPTGLPHSLLMLYFDNNQISNIPDEYFQAFKALQYLRLSHNKLSDSGIPGNVFNITSLVELDLSFNQLKSIPTVSENLENFYLQVNKISKFPLSSFCKVVGPTTYSRITHLRLDGNNISRADLPQEMYNCLRVAAEISLE from the exons ATGCCTTTAATCTCCCTGCCCATCTTTCTGTTGTTAATTAGTGGCATTTTTGGTCATTATGACTACGGTCCTGCAGATGATTATGGTTATGATCCTTTTGGGCCATCTGCAGCAATGTGTGCCCCAGAATGTAATTGTCCTCTCAGCTACCCTACTGCCATGTATTGTGACAACCTTAAGCTGAAAACCATCCCCATCGTCCCAAGTGGAATAAAATACCTTTATCTTCGAAACAATATGATTGAGGGCATTGAAGAGAACGCATTTGATAACGTAACAGACCTGCAGTGGCTGATCCTGGATCACAACCGTCTGGAGAATTCAAAAATCAAGGGAAGAGTCTTCGCTAAACTAAAGAACCTGAAGAAACTTCACATTAACTACAACAATTTGACTGAAGCCGTCGGACCTCTCCCCAAAACTCTGGATGACCTGCAGTTAAGTCACAACAAGATCACCAAAGTCAGCCCTAGTGTCCTCGAGGGCTTGGTGAATCTGACTATCATCCACCTCCAGAACAACCAGCTGAAAGCAGATTCTATTTCTGGAGCTTTTAAAGGCCTGGATTCACTTCTGTACCTTGACTTAAGCTTCAATAGCTTTACAAAACTACCAACAGGACTTCCTCACTCCTTACTCATGCTGTATTTTGATAACAACCAGATCTCCAACATCCCAGATGAGTACTTCCAAGCTTTTAAAGCCCTGCAGTATCTGCGTTTGTCTCACAACAAACTGAGTGATTCTGGAATACCAGGCAACGTCTTCAACATCACCTCCCTGGTTGAGTTGGATCTCTCCTTCAACCAGCTGAAGAGCATTCCAACTGTCAGTGAGAACCTGGAGAACTTCTACCTCCAAGTCAACAAAATTAGCA AGTTCCCCCTGAGCAGCTTCTGTAAGGTTGTTGGGCCAACCACCTATTCCAGGATCACACATCTGCGCCTGGATGGAAACAACATCTCTCGAGCTGACCTGCCCCAGGAGATGTACAACTGCCTGCGGGTGGCTGCTGAGATTTCCCTGGAGTGA